A section of the Castanea sativa cultivar Marrone di Chiusa Pesio chromosome 12, ASM4071231v1 genome encodes:
- the LOC142620446 gene encoding uncharacterized protein LOC142620446 yields the protein MPYLKCVDKEEARYILEEIHEEIYGDHAGPRSLVSKVIRRGYFWPTMQVDAVELVKSCDKCQRFRNVQRLPTERLSTISSLWPFAQWGIDIVGPLPPGKGQANGQTEVTNRTLLKIIKAKLDDAKGVWPEELPNVLWAYKTTARTLTGETPFRLTYSTEAVIPVEVGVASIRREAFHKGNNDDQL from the exons ATGCCTTACTTGAAGTGTGTCGACAAAGAAGAAGCCAGATACATCCTGGAAGAAATACACGAAGAAATTTATGGAGACCATGCTGGCCCTAGATCCCTGGTAAGCAAAGTCATTCGAAGAGGTTATTTCTGGCCAACTATGCAAGTTGACGCAGTGGAGCTCGTCAAAAGTTGTGACAAGTGTCAGAGATTCAGGAATGTCCAACGACTTCCAACAGAGAGACTGTCGACGATATCATCCCtatggccattcgcacaatggggaattGACATCGTCGGCCCACTACCCCCAGGTAAAGGTCAG GCGAATGGACAGACGGAGGTGACGAATCGAACACTGCTCAAGATAATTAAAGCCAAGCTAGACGACGCGAAGGGTGTATGGccagaagaattgcccaatgtcttaTGGGCTTACAAAACCACGGCGAGAACTCTGACGGGTGAAACCCCTTTCAGGCTTACTTACAGCACTGAAGCAGTAATCCCGGTTGAGGTGGGAGTGGCCAGCATCAGGCGAGAGGCATTCCACAAAGGAAATAATGACGACCAGTTATGA
- the LOC142620448 gene encoding uncharacterized protein LOC142620448 — protein MTRMYKAKYFPNGDILNARLGNQPSYAWKSIHKSLEVLKQGTRWRVGSGKTIHIWDDRWLPTPTTYKVISPRKDFGDFPMVSALIDQDMKRWRRDRLERIFLPFEVETILNIPISYHVQEDQLIWVGNKSGVFTVKSAYYVARKVLEGCDRGESSTSDARAPLWKKMWLLNIPAKVNPICPPCNNEVESVVHAILRCSIASNVWRLWDDCPLNILEINRDVPDLAMEILHQGTQRDLEKFFGVAWSIWYNRNQVLHEANGTSETHIWGTAIRMIEDFKEANGLKIKYMKDKKDHWEPPPVGFYTINVDSAIPLANGHSGIGVIVRDSDSRCVAAMSMPLQGKNSVEETEAAAVEQGCVLAKKVGLERVIIESDSLLTVQAIEANDVRGIVGHKGHCAKFM, from the exons ATGACTCGCATGTACAAAGCGAAGTATTTCCCAAATGGGGATATTCTAAATGCCAGACTGGGCAACCAGCCATCTTATGCATGGAAAAGCATCCACAAGAGCTTGGAAGTTTTAAAGCAAGGCACAAGGTGGAGAGTGGGAAGTGGGAAAACAATCCACATATGGGATGATAGATGGTTACCAACCCCAACCACTTACAAGGTTATTTCCCCACGAAAAGATTTTGGTGACTTTCCAATGGTTTCGGCTTTGATTGACCAAGACATGAAGAGATGGAGAAGGGATAGATTAGAAAGAATCTTCTTGCCTTTTGAAGTAGAGACAATCCTAAACATCCCCATCAGCTACCATGTACAAGAGGACCAATTAATTTGGGTGGGCAATAAAAGTGGAGTCTTTACAGTGAAAAGTGCATACTACGTTGCTAGGAAAGTTTTGGAAGGGTGTGATAGGGGTGAATCTTCTACCAGTGATGCTCGAGCTCCATTGTGGAAAAAGATGTGGCTCCTAAATATTCCAGCAAAG GTAAATCCCATATGCCCGCCGTGTAATAATGAAGTTGAATCTGTTGTCCATGCTATCTTAAGATGCAGCATAGCTAGTAATGTTTGGAGGTTATGGGATGATTGTCCTCTTAATATCTTGGAAATTAATAGGGATGTTCCAGATTTGGCTATGGAGATCTTGCACCAAGGAACCCAAAGGGACCTAGAGAAATTTTTTGGGGTTGCTTGGAGTATTTGGTACAATAGAAATCAGGTGCTCCATGAGGCAAATGGAACCTCGGAAACTCACATCTGGGGGACTGCTATTCGTATGATTGAAGACTTCAAAGAAGCAAATggcctaaaaattaaatatatgaaGGACAAGAAGGATCATTGGGAACCGCCTCCTGTGGGTTTTTATACCATTAATGTGGATAGTGCCATCCCTTTGGCCAATGGACATTCAGGGATTGGAGTTATAGTCCGAGATAGTGATAGCAGATGTGTTGCTGCCATGTCTATGCCCCTCCAAGGAAAAAATTCTGTTGAGGAAACTGAGGCAGCTGCAGTGGAGCAAGGATGTGTGCTGGCAAAAAAGGTTGGCCTAGAGAGAGTTATCATAGAGAGCGACTCTCTTCTGACTGTCCAAGCGATTGAAGCTAATGATGTTAGAGGAATTGTTGGCCACAAAGGACATTGTGCAAAGTTTATGTAG
- the LOC142620449 gene encoding uncharacterized protein LOC142620449: MGSCISKCRPKKHSLEDFNNVQDKLVISQAPKIPIPHSNKISPSPPSPTSSTCSISSVTCATSNTASSTSSLSTATSALSSKDRSFSNDFLWSCVKENPHIVRINSIRENARSLGSTKAHVQKSDLLAKAIAELEKQSLRGKVVGSQLQKKRVRSSSPAPLTRQKSFRKEPERPNAA, from the coding sequence ATGGGTTCTTGCATTAGCAAATGCAGACCCAAGAAACATTCCCTAGAAGATTTTAACAATGTCCAAGACAAGCTTGTAATCTCACAAGCTCCCAAAATTCCTATTCCTCACTCAAACAAAATTTCTCCTTCTCCTCCTTCCCCTACTAGTTCAACTTGTTCCATTTCTTCTGTTACATGTGCCACTAGTAACACTGCGAGCTCAACATCATCCTTGTCAACTGCAACTTCAGCCTTGAGCTCCAAGGATAGATCATTCTCCAATGACTTCCTGTGGTCATGTGTCAAAGAGAATCCACATATAGTTCGTATCAATTCAATCAGGGAAAACGCTCGTTCGCTAGGGTCCACCAAAGCTCATGTCCAAAAGTCAGATTTACTAGCAAAAGCAATCGCGGAATTGGAGAAGCAATCACTCAGAGGGAAGGTAGTTGGGTCTCAACTGCAGAAGAAGAGAGTTCGGTCAAGTTCACCGGCTCCTCTAACACGACAGAAGAGTTTTCGGAAGGAACCCGAGAGGCCTAATGCTGCATAA